The Celeribacter marinus genome window below encodes:
- a CDS encoding HlyD family type I secretion periplasmic adaptor subunit, whose protein sequence is MVTLDNVLEKDLDKPGWVIRIAGLVVLVFILWASIATVDEIVRSDGEMISSSRSQIVQNLEGGILSEMLVREGQTVEQGQILARLQGTEFRTSTDDLQEQLDALSVRQLRLEAELEGADAFVVPDDLAGRVERVLASERALLNARTADYLARKDGALAVLTQAEAERSLMEDMLTKNVVALIEVTRARKAHSDAQAKYNETVSQAELKRAEEYSDTLREIASVKQALTLAQDQLGRTVITSPMRGIINELTVTTIGGVIRPGEDLVQIIPIDEELFIEARVRPEDIAHVEPGQAATIKLSAYDYTIYGALKGTVKVVSADTFKDERDPKAEPYYRVTATVDLGGLTDRQKNIEIRPGMRAQVELHTGSKTFLQYLLKPLYKSREAFREP, encoded by the coding sequence ATGGTTACGCTTGATAACGTCCTTGAAAAAGATCTCGACAAGCCGGGTTGGGTGATCCGCATCGCGGGCTTGGTTGTGTTGGTATTTATCCTTTGGGCCTCGATTGCGACAGTCGATGAGATTGTCCGATCTGATGGTGAAATGATTTCATCGTCGCGCTCGCAGATCGTGCAAAACCTTGAGGGCGGCATTTTGTCGGAGATGCTTGTGCGTGAGGGGCAAACGGTTGAGCAGGGGCAGATATTGGCCCGTCTGCAAGGAACCGAATTTCGCACCTCGACCGATGATCTCCAAGAGCAGTTGGATGCGCTAAGTGTGCGCCAGTTGCGCCTTGAGGCAGAGCTAGAGGGCGCTGATGCATTCGTAGTTCCGGATGATTTGGCGGGACGGGTCGAGCGGGTTTTGGCCTCTGAGCGCGCTCTTTTGAATGCGCGCACTGCCGACTATCTGGCACGCAAAGATGGCGCATTAGCGGTGTTGACACAGGCCGAGGCCGAGCGTTCCTTGATGGAGGATATGCTCACCAAAAACGTTGTGGCATTGATCGAAGTGACCCGAGCGCGCAAGGCGCATTCGGATGCACAGGCGAAATACAACGAGACGGTGAGCCAAGCCGAGTTGAAACGGGCTGAGGAATATTCCGATACGTTGCGCGAAATAGCCTCTGTCAAACAGGCGCTGACATTGGCGCAAGATCAGTTGGGCCGCACGGTGATTACATCTCCCATGCGCGGGATCATCAACGAGTTGACCGTGACGACCATTGGCGGCGTTATTCGCCCCGGTGAGGACTTGGTCCAGATCATCCCGATTGACGAAGAGTTGTTTATTGAGGCCAGAGTTCGCCCCGAAGATATCGCGCATGTCGAGCCGGGTCAGGCCGCGACGATCAAACTGTCGGCTTATGATTATACGATTTACGGTGCGCTCAAAGGCACGGTCAAAGTTGTGTCGGCCGACACGTTCAAGGACGAGCGCGATCCAAAGGCCGAACCCTATTACCGTGTGACGGCAACCGTTGATTTGGGCGGGCTGACAGACCGTCAAAAGAACATCGAAATCCGCCCCGGTATGCGTGCACAGGTGGAATTGCACACAGGCTCAAAGACGTTTTTGCAATATCTTCTTAAACCGCTCTACAAATCGCGTGAGGCCTTTCGCGAACCGTAA
- a CDS encoding 3'-5' exonuclease, whose protein sequence is MNIEHWSLRLRVFLFFAFLAAAGIGAVCAGLYFGFHRLAIPQALNGFVFAGAISSFAILGVTVWIWLMFDENVAKPIQRLSGGMLARAHANVEDELDASTARYLGDLAPAARAVTQNLSATRNQLAETVAQETTRLVEEKEKLSALCADIPLGVALVSGAHKLAFYNGAAAELLGADHAPGLDHSVFDYLRDAPILSAYRRLCAGEGGDGHVIALTIATRHGAHTVSARLRLTHAPSEGDATPPYVLTLDDVTDDLATHVTREALLRRVVNRLRPSVAMLKTALDARASDDTLRHDARLDGAMMSELNTLIAEFHDIDATYENAKSDWWPMGTVRGADLCDALTARLEDDGIALSADVPDPLDLTLDAVQIISLIDHIAQHLTRDGAKALSLLITPEDTGAMIALGWSGEPLAVDRLDGWMRSEIDVGLANMTGRAILDLHATELWPEQGRGSRAVLKLPIRDAHRRHMTAQGRRTVAYDFDLLAKTPPKDVMDAPLSDLTYVVFDTETTGLLPSQGDEICQIAALRVVNNKIIHGEALDRLVNPGRDIPAASTAVHHITNAMVKDAPAIGVVGKQLHSFSRGAVLVAHNAPFDLEFLRRHEADIGAKFTNPVLDTVLLSAVVFGQSQDHTLDAICDRLGVRIAPEARHTAMGDTVATADVFIKMVRMAQERGINTFGEMLVQMRKHKRLLQDANDHL, encoded by the coding sequence ATGAACATTGAACACTGGTCCCTGCGTCTGCGCGTCTTTCTCTTTTTCGCATTCCTTGCGGCGGCGGGCATTGGCGCAGTGTGCGCAGGCCTGTATTTTGGCTTTCACCGCCTCGCCATCCCCCAAGCCCTCAATGGATTTGTCTTTGCTGGCGCGATCTCTAGCTTTGCCATCCTTGGCGTAACTGTGTGGATCTGGCTCATGTTTGATGAAAACGTGGCCAAACCGATCCAACGGCTTTCAGGGGGCATGTTGGCACGCGCCCATGCGAACGTGGAGGATGAACTAGACGCAAGTACAGCTCGCTACCTTGGGGATCTTGCACCCGCCGCTCGCGCCGTGACCCAAAACCTGTCAGCCACACGCAACCAGTTGGCCGAAACCGTGGCCCAAGAGACAACACGTCTGGTTGAGGAAAAGGAAAAACTGTCTGCCCTATGCGCAGATATCCCGCTTGGCGTAGCCCTCGTATCGGGCGCGCACAAGCTGGCATTCTACAATGGCGCTGCCGCTGAATTGCTCGGAGCCGACCACGCCCCGGGCTTGGATCATTCGGTGTTCGACTACCTGAGAGACGCTCCCATCCTCTCCGCCTACCGCCGCCTGTGCGCCGGCGAAGGCGGTGACGGCCACGTGATCGCCCTCACAATTGCGACCCGCCATGGCGCACATACTGTGTCCGCACGTTTGCGTCTCACCCACGCCCCGAGCGAGGGAGACGCCACGCCGCCCTATGTGCTCACCCTTGATGACGTCACCGACGATTTGGCCACACATGTGACACGAGAGGCGTTGTTGCGCCGCGTGGTCAATCGGCTCCGCCCGTCTGTCGCCATGCTCAAAACCGCGCTCGACGCGCGCGCATCGGATGACACCTTGCGCCATGACGCGCGTCTGGACGGCGCGATGATGTCAGAGCTGAACACGCTCATTGCCGAGTTCCACGATATTGACGCCACCTACGAGAACGCCAAAAGCGATTGGTGGCCGATGGGCACCGTACGGGGTGCTGACCTGTGCGATGCTCTCACCGCGCGCCTTGAGGATGATGGGATCGCGCTATCCGCAGACGTGCCCGATCCCCTTGATCTCACGCTCGACGCGGTACAGATTATTTCCCTCATCGACCATATCGCGCAACACCTCACTCGTGATGGGGCAAAGGCGCTCTCACTCCTGATCACGCCAGAGGACACCGGCGCTATGATTGCGTTAGGATGGTCGGGTGAGCCGCTTGCTGTGGATCGTCTGGATGGCTGGATGCGCAGCGAGATCGATGTCGGATTGGCCAACATGACGGGGCGCGCGATCCTTGACCTACACGCGACCGAGCTGTGGCCGGAACAGGGGCGTGGCTCACGAGCAGTACTCAAACTGCCGATCCGCGACGCGCATCGTCGCCATATGACCGCACAGGGTCGCCGCACAGTGGCCTATGATTTCGACCTCCTCGCCAAAACACCGCCCAAGGACGTGATGGACGCGCCACTATCCGATCTGACCTATGTTGTGTTCGACACCGAAACCACGGGCCTCTTGCCGTCTCAAGGTGATGAGATATGCCAAATTGCCGCCCTGCGTGTCGTCAACAATAAGATCATTCATGGCGAGGCCCTTGATCGCTTGGTCAACCCCGGTCGCGACATCCCCGCCGCGTCTACCGCCGTGCATCATATCACCAACGCAATGGTCAAAGATGCCCCCGCAATTGGTGTCGTCGGCAAGCAACTCCATTCCTTTTCGCGCGGTGCAGTTCTGGTCGCTCACAACGCACCATTTGATCTAGAATTCCTGCGCCGTCACGAGGCCGACATCGGCGCAAAATTCACCAATCCCGTTCTTGATACCGTGCTGCTGTCCGCGGTGGTCTTTGGCCAAAGTCAGGATCATACACTTGACGCCATTTGCGATCGTCTGGGCGTGCGCATAGCGCCCGAAGCGCGCCACACTGCCATGGGAGACACCGTTGCCACCGCAGATGTGTTCATCAAAATGGTGCGCATGGCGCAAGAAAGAGGGATCAATACCTTTGGCGAGATGCTTGTCCAGATGCGCAAACACAAACGCCTGCTCCAAGATGCCAATGACCACTTGTAA
- a CDS encoding NUDIX hydrolase, whose product MSELPIKDAATVIVIRKSGLDAPRVLLGQRGHGAVFMPGKFVFPGGAVDAADFDTPLHGAMSAVCQARLAREVDPALAHALPVATLRELREETGLVIEDVTGLSFVFRAITPPNRPRRFDARFFLADASLISSDMDDFSRAEDELSHLQWVTLEAARTFDMPSVTRIALREVEAVLRAPLPPAHVPFYDHRGAVGSIRSLV is encoded by the coding sequence ATGAGTGAGCTTCCTATCAAAGACGCAGCAACCGTGATTGTGATCCGCAAAAGCGGGCTGGATGCGCCGCGCGTCCTTCTTGGGCAACGCGGTCATGGTGCCGTGTTTATGCCCGGAAAATTTGTGTTCCCCGGTGGGGCGGTGGATGCTGCTGATTTTGACACGCCTTTGCACGGTGCTATGTCTGCGGTGTGTCAGGCGCGATTGGCGCGTGAGGTTGATCCTGCGTTGGCGCATGCCCTTCCTGTGGCGACACTGCGTGAGTTGCGCGAAGAGACCGGTTTGGTGATTGAGGATGTCACAGGGCTTTCGTTTGTGTTTCGCGCCATCACGCCACCCAATCGCCCCCGCCGGTTTGATGCGCGGTTTTTCCTCGCTGATGCGTCCCTTATTTCGAGCGATATGGACGATTTTAGTCGGGCCGAGGATGAGCTATCCCATTTGCAATGGGTGACACTTGAGGCCGCGCGGACGTTTGATATGCCGTCCGTGACACGGATTGCGCTACGCGAGGTTGAGGCGGTGCTACGCGCGCCGCTTCCCCCCGCGCATGTGCCGTTTTACGATCATCGCGGCGCAGTGGGGTCAATACGCTCTCTGGTGTAG
- a CDS encoding response regulator transcription factor — protein sequence MRGPDHILLVEDEDNIAIAVELLLVRAGYHVTRVATGCQALPNLRALIPALVILDVTLPEMSGYEICQQLRRDPDLGRTPVLIMSARTSPAEQRKAMAMGADAFLAKPFAATDLITAVHHLSKGTPHEH from the coding sequence ATGCGCGGTCCAGACCATATCTTGCTCGTCGAGGATGAGGACAACATAGCAATCGCGGTGGAGCTGTTGCTTGTACGCGCGGGGTATCATGTCACGCGTGTTGCGACCGGATGTCAGGCGTTGCCCAATTTGCGCGCTTTGATCCCCGCGCTTGTCATTTTGGATGTGACCTTGCCCGAAATGTCGGGCTACGAGATCTGCCAACAGCTGCGCCGCGATCCTGATTTGGGTCGAACGCCTGTCTTGATCATGTCGGCCCGCACCTCTCCTGCGGAACAGCGAAAAGCAATGGCCATGGGCGCAGACGCCTTTTTGGCGAAACCTTTTGCGGCCACTGACCTCATCACCGCCGTGCACCACCTCTCGAAAGGGACACCCCATGAACATTGA